The following proteins are encoded in a genomic region of Sorangiineae bacterium MSr12523:
- a CDS encoding alpha/beta fold hydrolase has translation MNPAVVRAPLLLLHGFAGGPFAWDRVISMLSSERRILRPALLGHGADALEAKGASFEDEVERIAAQVRNAGLHGVHVCGYSLGGRVALGLLARHGHLFARATLIGVNPGLATVREREERLAADERWIERLRRDGVEAFLDAWEEQPLFASQRGLAPEALAEQRSLRRQHSVAGLARAMEVLGLARMPNYWEDLPRMAIPVTLMVGADDAKFLALAHAMAPRLAAATTVVVPGAGHNVVLEKPSAVVQALE, from the coding sequence GTGAATCCAGCCGTCGTTCGCGCGCCGCTTCTTCTCTTGCACGGCTTCGCGGGCGGGCCGTTTGCCTGGGACCGCGTCATTTCCATGTTGTCGAGCGAGCGCCGCATCCTGCGCCCGGCGCTGCTGGGGCACGGTGCCGATGCGCTCGAGGCGAAAGGGGCGAGCTTCGAGGACGAGGTCGAGCGAATTGCGGCGCAGGTTCGCAATGCGGGGCTTCACGGCGTTCACGTATGCGGCTATTCGCTGGGCGGGCGCGTGGCCCTTGGGTTGCTTGCGCGGCACGGGCACCTCTTCGCGCGTGCGACATTGATTGGCGTAAACCCGGGCCTTGCCACGGTGCGCGAGCGGGAGGAGCGCCTCGCCGCCGATGAACGATGGATCGAGCGGCTTCGGCGCGACGGGGTCGAAGCCTTTCTCGACGCCTGGGAGGAGCAACCCCTCTTTGCCTCGCAACGAGGGCTTGCGCCAGAGGCGCTCGCCGAGCAGCGATCGTTGCGAAGGCAACATTCCGTCGCAGGCCTTGCCCGCGCCATGGAGGTGCTCGGGCTCGCCCGAATGCCGAATTATTGGGAAGACCTCCCGCGAATGGCCATTCCGGTGACCCTGATGGTGGGCGCCGACGACGCGAAGTTTCTCGCACTGGCCCATGCGATGGCCCCTCGGCTTGCCGCGGCGACCACGGTGGTGGTGCCCGGCGCGGGCCACAACGTGGTGCTCGAGAAGCCTTCGGCCGTCGTGCAGGCGCTCGAATGA
- a CDS encoding isochorismate synthase: MGANLAEILRFVEETMDRLQGQPRTAVITVPAPFAPPTAFLRLHPRNMSFFWDSPGGTSFSGAGAVRTLRVSGKERYQQLREQLSSLWNELGVYAHPECNAPPPRVFGGLAFHPGSVSPPWEQFGDGCFTLPRWCYARRSSRAFLGLAVQGDVDCEGPRKRELLDELQRNLTVLANAEEQSAILYNPQREELSQVSLQQVELSRWVEHVEKIRAAIAAGEFQKVVAARRCDVSLPQSVDELEVLSRLVVQPMCTRFLFSRENLSFLGASPEVLFDKRGNVLRTEALAGTACCPAGAEPDAYAKELLESEKDRSEHAIVVDEIARALAPFCDELRASKQPKVHRIREILHLHTPFKGKLKRDVDAVSILEALHPTPAVGGLPTAKAADWIASHERDERGWYTGPVGWIDAIGDSRFVVAIRSGLVGEGQAYVFTGAGIVGASHAHAEYAETSLKQLPLLRALGIADQAPAQDDVPDLPAPGSHRSRALMEMLRVAGNA; the protein is encoded by the coding sequence ATGGGGGCCAACCTTGCCGAGATCCTGCGGTTCGTCGAAGAGACGATGGACCGCTTGCAGGGGCAACCACGCACTGCAGTCATCACGGTGCCTGCTCCGTTTGCACCGCCTACTGCATTCTTGCGATTGCACCCGCGGAACATGAGTTTCTTTTGGGACTCGCCGGGCGGCACGTCGTTTTCGGGCGCCGGGGCCGTTCGCACGCTTCGCGTTTCAGGCAAGGAGCGCTACCAGCAACTCCGCGAGCAGCTCTCCTCTTTATGGAACGAACTCGGGGTCTACGCACACCCGGAGTGCAATGCGCCGCCCCCGCGCGTGTTCGGCGGGCTCGCATTTCATCCGGGAAGTGTCTCGCCGCCGTGGGAGCAATTCGGTGATGGCTGCTTCACGTTGCCGCGATGGTGCTATGCCCGGCGCAGCTCACGCGCCTTCCTCGGCTTGGCCGTACAGGGCGACGTCGACTGCGAAGGCCCGCGCAAGCGCGAGTTGCTGGACGAGCTGCAGAGGAATCTGACGGTGCTCGCGAATGCGGAAGAACAATCCGCGATATTGTACAATCCGCAGCGCGAAGAACTGAGCCAAGTCTCGTTGCAGCAGGTCGAACTGAGCCGCTGGGTCGAGCACGTCGAAAAGATCCGTGCGGCGATTGCGGCCGGCGAGTTCCAGAAGGTCGTGGCGGCCCGCCGCTGCGACGTGTCGCTGCCGCAAAGCGTGGACGAGCTGGAGGTGCTTTCGCGGTTGGTGGTGCAACCCATGTGCACGCGATTCCTGTTCTCGCGGGAGAATCTCAGCTTTTTGGGTGCCTCGCCCGAAGTGCTCTTCGACAAACGCGGCAACGTATTGCGCACGGAAGCACTCGCTGGCACCGCATGTTGCCCTGCGGGGGCAGAACCGGATGCCTATGCGAAGGAGTTGCTCGAAAGCGAAAAGGATCGCTCCGAGCATGCCATCGTCGTCGACGAGATTGCGCGCGCGCTGGCTCCGTTTTGCGACGAGCTCCGCGCGTCGAAGCAGCCGAAGGTGCATCGCATCCGGGAGATCCTCCACCTGCACACGCCCTTCAAAGGCAAATTGAAGCGGGACGTGGATGCGGTTTCGATTCTCGAGGCGCTGCACCCCACGCCGGCCGTCGGTGGGTTGCCCACGGCCAAAGCGGCGGATTGGATCGCGTCGCACGAGCGCGACGAGCGCGGTTGGTACACGGGCCCCGTCGGCTGGATCGATGCCATTGGAGATTCGCGCTTCGTGGTGGCCATTCGTTCCGGGTTGGTGGGCGAGGGGCAGGCGTACGTGTTCACGGGGGCTGGCATCGTCGGTGCTTCGCATGCACATGCGGAGTACGCGGAAACCAGCTTGAAGCAGCTTCCGCTGCTGCGCGCACTTGGCATCGCCGATCAGGCGCCGGCTCAGGATGACGTTCCCGATCTGCCTGCGCCGGGATCGCATCGGTCGCGGGCCCTGATGGAGATGCTCCGCGTCGCTGGGAACGCGTGA
- a CDS encoding acetylserotonin O-methyltransferase, whose amino-acid sequence MDDPRNRAPQGGAPADELARLVNGFYISQAISVAARLGLADLMSNGPVPVEEMAAKIGAHPRALHRLLRALASVGVFAEREGGTFGLTPMAEKLRSDVPGSFRGFALLPGEPSFWGPWGELLYSVKTGKTAFSKVYGMDVWEWREKNPEAGRVFNDAMTALSDAQSKAIVDSYDFSIFKHVIDVGGGHGALVQALAKAHPQLRGTVFDLAFVTERANTSFAAEGLGERCHAVSGDMFKSVPGGGDAYLFKYIMHDWEDDRAADILRTCRKAIGTASAPVKLLVFEQVIPPGNGPHPSKLLDLQMLVSAGGRERTEEEFASLFEAGGFRLERVVPTPSAISVIEGVPV is encoded by the coding sequence ATGGACGACCCCCGCAATCGGGCCCCCCAAGGTGGCGCGCCTGCCGACGAGCTCGCGCGCCTCGTTAATGGCTTTTATATTTCGCAAGCCATCTCGGTGGCCGCAAGGCTCGGCCTCGCCGACCTCATGTCCAATGGGCCGGTGCCAGTCGAGGAAATGGCCGCGAAGATCGGGGCGCATCCGCGGGCGCTCCATCGTCTGCTTCGCGCCCTGGCGAGCGTGGGGGTCTTCGCCGAACGGGAGGGTGGCACGTTTGGATTGACCCCCATGGCCGAAAAGCTCCGCTCCGACGTTCCCGGATCCTTTCGCGGATTCGCGCTCCTGCCGGGCGAGCCATCCTTTTGGGGCCCCTGGGGGGAGCTCCTCTACTCCGTGAAGACGGGAAAGACGGCTTTCTCGAAGGTGTACGGAATGGATGTTTGGGAGTGGCGCGAGAAAAATCCAGAAGCAGGGCGGGTCTTCAATGACGCCATGACGGCCCTGTCGGATGCCCAATCGAAAGCGATTGTCGACTCCTACGACTTTTCCATTTTCAAGCACGTTATCGATGTAGGTGGAGGTCACGGTGCATTGGTGCAGGCATTGGCGAAGGCCCATCCGCAATTGCGCGGCACGGTTTTCGATTTGGCGTTCGTGACCGAACGGGCGAACACCTCATTCGCAGCGGAAGGGCTCGGGGAGCGCTGCCATGCCGTGAGCGGCGACATGTTCAAAAGCGTTCCCGGCGGCGGCGACGCGTACCTGTTCAAATACATCATGCATGATTGGGAGGACGACCGGGCTGCGGACATCCTCCGGACATGCCGCAAGGCCATTGGAACGGCATCCGCACCCGTCAAGCTCCTGGTTTTCGAACAGGTGATTCCACCGGGCAACGGACCTCACCCCAGCAAACTCCTCGATCTACAGATGCTGGTTTCGGCGGGCGGCCGAGAGCGCACGGAAGAGGAGTTCGCGTCGCTCTTCGAAGCCGGTGGCTTTCGGCTCGAGCGGGTCGTCCCGACGCCGAGCGCCATCAGCGTCATCGAAGGAGTGCCCGTCTAG
- a CDS encoding acyl-CoA thioesterase, which translates to MHIFERPVRFNDVDASGIVFFPTFFAYCSEALEQLLQLEIQDGYIEVVLRRKIGLPTVRISGDFAAPLRFGDTARIAIRTEHVGKRSFTLRYAVTRAADDLPVAELRCTVATTDLASTRAIEIPEDIRSVLEQHRS; encoded by the coding sequence ATGCATATTTTCGAGCGTCCCGTCCGTTTCAACGACGTCGATGCCAGCGGTATTGTCTTCTTTCCCACCTTCTTCGCGTACTGCAGCGAGGCACTCGAGCAATTGCTGCAGTTGGAAATCCAGGATGGCTACATCGAGGTGGTCCTCCGGCGCAAGATTGGGCTGCCCACCGTGCGCATCTCGGGGGACTTCGCAGCCCCTCTGCGCTTTGGCGATACCGCGCGGATCGCGATTCGGACCGAGCACGTTGGGAAGCGATCGTTCACCCTCCGCTATGCGGTGACGCGGGCCGCGGACGACCTTCCCGTGGCAGAACTCCGATGCACGGTGGCCACCACCGACCTAGCCTCGACGCGTGCCATCGAGATCCCGGAGGATATTCGCTCTGTTTTGGAGCAACATCGCTCATGA
- a CDS encoding FAD-dependent monooxygenase, which produces MSIASSRVGIVGGSFAGCAVAHALQRAGCEVTIFERTRGELRDRGAAVGIPNALRDELVAAGYIGADMPVCPFQERTWIVRDGESDAGRTAWKHPLPLVVNNWGVLWWELRKHVDGKAYREGSNVVEVLDEGDGAVVVLEGGTRERFDLVIGADGYRSKVRPVVQADSRPTYAGYVLFRGNFPEAMLPAPQSTYRTDALQTVVFPGGHAVFSTMPSFKGQFEAGNRYINWTIHTKPPKGMSFEDPTSVPPGLVNAELIAHYRQLVQEHFPPYFARVVLTTETQYLFLQPIYDQTMSSYVSGRVMLAGDAATITRPHTASGGAKALEDALAFERACRAHGTWDAVLQAYDQERSAAGNRLVEIGRRLGRAQVEETPDWASMTTSNDWETWTREMLAGHKLYVNVISKD; this is translated from the coding sequence ATGAGCATCGCATCCAGCCGCGTGGGAATCGTAGGTGGCAGTTTCGCCGGGTGCGCCGTCGCGCATGCGCTGCAGCGTGCGGGCTGCGAGGTGACCATCTTCGAACGAACGCGAGGAGAGCTGCGCGACCGCGGGGCCGCCGTCGGAATTCCCAACGCTCTCCGCGACGAATTGGTCGCCGCGGGTTACATCGGCGCGGACATGCCGGTCTGTCCATTTCAGGAACGGACGTGGATCGTGCGCGATGGAGAGAGCGACGCGGGTCGCACGGCCTGGAAGCATCCGCTCCCCTTGGTGGTGAACAATTGGGGCGTCCTTTGGTGGGAGCTGCGCAAGCACGTCGACGGCAAGGCATACCGAGAAGGAAGCAACGTCGTGGAGGTCCTCGACGAAGGCGACGGCGCCGTCGTCGTGCTCGAAGGAGGGACCCGCGAGCGCTTCGATTTGGTCATTGGCGCCGATGGGTACCGTTCCAAGGTTCGCCCCGTCGTCCAAGCCGATTCGCGGCCCACCTATGCGGGATACGTCCTCTTTCGGGGAAATTTTCCCGAGGCAATGCTGCCTGCTCCCCAATCGACGTACCGAACCGACGCTCTTCAAACCGTGGTCTTCCCGGGTGGGCATGCGGTGTTTTCGACGATGCCCAGCTTCAAAGGCCAATTCGAAGCGGGGAATCGTTACATCAATTGGACGATTCATACGAAGCCCCCGAAGGGTATGAGCTTCGAAGACCCCACGTCGGTGCCGCCGGGCCTGGTCAACGCCGAGTTGATTGCCCATTATCGGCAGCTCGTCCAGGAGCATTTTCCACCTTATTTTGCCCGGGTGGTGCTGACCACGGAGACACAGTATCTGTTCCTCCAACCCATTTATGACCAGACGATGTCCTCGTATGTGTCCGGCCGTGTGATGCTCGCGGGCGACGCCGCGACGATCACACGCCCGCATACGGCCAGCGGGGGCGCGAAGGCGCTCGAGGACGCCCTGGCATTCGAACGCGCGTGCCGCGCGCACGGGACATGGGATGCCGTTCTCCAAGCGTACGACCAAGAACGCTCCGCCGCCGGCAACCGACTCGTGGAGATTGGCCGTCGCCTCGGACGCGCGCAAGTCGAGGAAACGCCGGACTGGGCTTCGATGACCACGTCCAATGACTGGGAGACGTGGACGCGCGAGATGTTGGCCGGGCACAAGCTCTACGTCAACGTCATCAGCAAAGACTGA
- a CDS encoding serine/threonine protein kinase, with amino-acid sequence MSFIPSPAPERALARIGHLVQGKYRIRRLLGMGGSSAVYAATHRNGHEVAIKFLLPHLVGDEDAYRLFRREAYVANRVGHPGTVPVLDDDVDEQGIPFLIMPLLEGETLRTRLRRMGGRMPLAETCVLMADALDVLASAHAKGIVHRDIKPENLFLTREGTVRVMDFGIARRGDPDATLTLAGRIVGTPAFMPPEQAVGDRTGIGPHSDCWAAGATLFLLLSGETVHLAATAGALLVAAATQHARPLASVAGDVPHSVASVVDRALAFEPEKRWSSAQNMREALLTALESVSGESAAETGARVHVAIAADLTGAGEDPSDGDTQVPRQRTGSDVHSGQYDDDGEARILHCGDGIALAQIHELYVSIWLGGPPSGSFSLGRSLLRETLRDRKNRIAWLCIIGPDVTLEEGTLRQVSAEIESYGEQILCASAVVLGDGIRADMNRSTLSGMAVILSRRLPAATFPSVPAALQWMTRHVTIDPLQRTEHFVEQLTRKLNPTLGPAPQSMEIALPGGRILHLVEGFATGTLGRLHFAIWEWGPAEAITNPHAGIEEAIRNEPGGIGHICMIGPGAKMTESTNLRAAASAALHADHLRCLALVYRSESTTEVTEQINSGTSLMLTSKLPVQHFPSVREAVAWMADYVPIDSIDETVHRLERLRRDIASLSGT; translated from the coding sequence GTGTCGTTCATCCCTTCGCCTGCTCCTGAGCGAGCGCTCGCTCGTATCGGCCATTTGGTCCAAGGCAAGTACCGCATTCGCCGATTGCTCGGGATGGGAGGTTCCTCCGCGGTGTATGCAGCCACACACCGCAATGGGCACGAGGTCGCCATCAAGTTCCTCTTGCCACACCTCGTGGGTGATGAAGATGCGTATCGCCTGTTTCGCCGCGAGGCCTACGTTGCCAATCGTGTAGGGCACCCGGGGACCGTTCCGGTGCTCGACGACGACGTCGACGAGCAGGGGATCCCGTTTCTCATCATGCCCCTTCTCGAAGGGGAGACTTTGCGCACGCGGTTGCGGCGAATGGGCGGCCGCATGCCGCTCGCCGAAACTTGCGTGCTGATGGCGGATGCGCTCGACGTGCTCGCGAGCGCGCACGCAAAAGGCATCGTGCACCGAGACATCAAACCGGAGAACCTCTTTCTCACGCGTGAGGGCACCGTCCGCGTCATGGACTTCGGTATCGCACGGCGCGGTGACCCCGACGCGACGTTGACCTTGGCGGGGCGCATCGTTGGGACGCCTGCGTTCATGCCTCCCGAACAAGCCGTTGGCGACAGGACCGGCATCGGTCCGCACAGCGATTGCTGGGCGGCGGGTGCCACCCTCTTTCTTCTGCTGTCGGGCGAAACCGTGCACCTGGCTGCTACCGCTGGCGCATTGTTGGTCGCGGCGGCGACGCAGCATGCACGCCCCCTTGCATCCGTCGCCGGCGACGTGCCTCACTCCGTGGCGAGCGTGGTGGATCGTGCGCTCGCGTTCGAGCCCGAGAAGCGGTGGTCCTCTGCCCAAAACATGCGTGAAGCACTGCTCACGGCGCTGGAAAGCGTGTCGGGGGAAAGCGCCGCGGAGACGGGGGCGCGCGTGCATGTCGCGATCGCGGCGGACCTAACTGGTGCAGGAGAGGATCCGAGCGACGGGGATACCCAAGTACCGAGACAGCGTACTGGTAGCGACGTGCATTCCGGCCAGTACGACGACGACGGCGAAGCGCGCATCCTTCACTGCGGGGATGGGATCGCGCTCGCCCAGATTCACGAGTTGTATGTCTCCATCTGGCTCGGCGGACCGCCAAGCGGAAGCTTCAGCCTTGGCCGAAGCCTTCTCCGGGAGACGCTTCGAGACCGAAAAAACCGCATCGCGTGGCTTTGCATCATCGGCCCCGACGTCACACTGGAAGAAGGAACACTGCGGCAGGTGTCGGCCGAAATCGAGTCGTATGGAGAGCAGATCCTCTGCGCCAGCGCTGTGGTCCTCGGCGACGGTATTCGAGCCGACATGAACCGCAGCACGCTTTCCGGTATGGCCGTCATTCTCTCACGCCGGCTGCCTGCTGCCACCTTTCCCTCGGTGCCCGCCGCGCTTCAGTGGATGACGCGACACGTGACCATCGACCCGCTTCAGAGAACCGAGCACTTCGTCGAGCAACTAACCCGAAAACTGAATCCCACCCTCGGCCCGGCCCCGCAGTCGATGGAGATCGCGCTGCCCGGCGGACGGATTCTTCACTTGGTCGAAGGCTTTGCCACCGGCACCCTGGGGCGGTTGCATTTCGCTATTTGGGAATGGGGGCCCGCGGAGGCCATTACCAATCCCCATGCGGGAATCGAAGAGGCGATTCGAAACGAGCCGGGCGGGATTGGACATATCTGCATGATCGGGCCAGGCGCCAAGATGACGGAGAGCACGAACCTACGCGCGGCAGCCTCGGCTGCTTTGCACGCGGATCATCTTCGCTGCCTCGCGCTCGTCTACCGATCCGAATCGACCACCGAGGTGACGGAGCAAATCAACTCGGGCACGTCGCTCATGCTGACGAGCAAGCTTCCAGTTCAGCACTTCCCCAGTGTTCGCGAAGCCGTGGCGTGGATGGCAGACTACGTCCCCATCGACTCCATCGATGAGACAGTGCACCGCCTCGAGCGACTCCGGCGCGACATCGCTTCACTTTCGGGCACCTAG
- a CDS encoding NADH-quinone oxidoreductase subunit I — protein MATATFPKKPPSPNNAYVVAHVEPTPATQVYLPEIFKGLAVAMKHFFRNTKEMVRNERPDPVTESIAKGITTISYPEQKRPYPERFRGLHRLTQRDDGSPRCVACLCCSTACPAQCIFIEAGEYPEGDPRRGYERYPVKFVIDELRCIFCGYCVEACPCDAIRMDTGLHAVPYDSRDQFIYRKDLLLAQASRDGSHLTANPRHEPGDETHPGVTREHMTH, from the coding sequence ATGGCTACCGCGACCTTCCCGAAAAAACCGCCGTCTCCGAACAATGCTTACGTGGTGGCGCACGTGGAGCCGACGCCGGCCACGCAGGTGTACCTGCCCGAGATCTTCAAAGGTCTCGCGGTGGCGATGAAGCACTTCTTCCGGAACACCAAGGAGATGGTCCGCAACGAGCGCCCCGATCCGGTGACCGAGAGCATCGCCAAGGGCATCACGACCATCTCGTACCCCGAGCAAAAGCGCCCCTATCCGGAGCGTTTCCGCGGTCTGCACCGCCTTACGCAGCGCGACGACGGAAGCCCGCGCTGCGTCGCGTGCCTCTGCTGCTCCACGGCGTGCCCCGCGCAGTGCATCTTCATCGAGGCGGGCGAGTACCCCGAGGGCGATCCGCGCCGCGGCTACGAGCGCTACCCGGTGAAGTTCGTCATCGACGAGCTGCGCTGCATCTTCTGTGGCTACTGCGTCGAGGCGTGCCCCTGCGATGCAATCCGCATGGACACCGGCCTGCACGCCGTCCCCTACGACTCGCGCGACCAGTTCATCTACCGCAAGGACCTGCTCCTCGCGCAGGCCTCACGCGATGGCTCGCACCTCACGGCCAACCCGCGTCACGAACCGGGCGACGAAACGCACCCCGGCGTCACGCGCGAGCATATGACGCACTGA
- a CDS encoding NADH-quinone oxidoreductase subunit H, translated as MTPAQWIWTIVKLAIMIGFLINVAALLTWLDRRQSSMMQDRVGPNRAVLKIGKFELRAAGLLHTAADGLKFFFKEDFVPPNADKFLFGLAPILSMMPVLALVAVIPMGDTVLPQYLFRAASDGHTIFPAISRLGVETVRGMRPVELAVAPLNSGILFVFALAGQGIVGAAIAGWSSDNKFSLMGALRAASQMVSYEVTMGLSLIGAFMIYGTLRLDDMVRWQGENTWGVFVQPLAFFLFFAAAVAESKRIPFDLPEAESELVSGYFTEYSGMKFGMFYFAEYMEVVTSSMLLVTIFLGGWNIPFLHRDGLTIAIGDLTLVHQAIPHIWMSIIGVVVFFGKVLATCVFQAFVRWSLPRFRYDQLMKLGWRVLLPLSLANVFLTGCIYLALDKPSGEVSSGLKIAADLSQLSVALVVTFFVIRGVVGFFAPVRRQYWIVGTSANFAQARGGTETTPMQL; from the coding sequence ATGACTCCTGCGCAATGGATCTGGACGATCGTGAAGCTGGCGATCATGATCGGCTTTCTGATCAACGTCGCCGCGCTCCTCACGTGGCTCGATCGCCGTCAGAGCTCGATGATGCAAGACCGCGTCGGCCCGAACCGCGCGGTGCTCAAGATCGGTAAATTCGAGCTGCGCGCCGCAGGCTTGCTTCACACGGCGGCCGACGGTTTGAAGTTCTTCTTCAAGGAAGACTTCGTCCCGCCGAATGCCGACAAGTTCCTCTTCGGCCTCGCGCCCATCCTCTCGATGATGCCCGTGCTCGCGCTGGTGGCGGTCATCCCGATGGGCGACACCGTTCTGCCGCAGTACCTGTTCCGCGCGGCGTCCGACGGCCACACGATCTTTCCGGCCATCTCGCGCCTCGGCGTCGAGACGGTGCGCGGCATGCGCCCCGTGGAGCTCGCGGTGGCGCCGCTCAATTCGGGCATCCTCTTCGTCTTCGCGCTGGCCGGGCAGGGCATCGTTGGCGCGGCCATCGCCGGCTGGTCCAGCGACAACAAATTCAGCTTGATGGGCGCCCTCCGCGCGGCAAGCCAGATGGTCAGCTACGAGGTCACGATGGGCCTTTCGCTCATCGGCGCCTTCATGATCTACGGCACCCTGCGCCTCGACGACATGGTCCGCTGGCAGGGTGAGAACACCTGGGGCGTCTTCGTGCAGCCGCTGGCGTTCTTCCTCTTCTTCGCCGCCGCCGTCGCCGAGTCGAAGCGCATTCCGTTCGACCTTCCGGAGGCCGAGAGCGAGCTCGTTTCCGGTTACTTCACCGAGTACTCGGGCATGAAGTTCGGCATGTTCTACTTCGCCGAGTACATGGAGGTCGTCACGAGCAGCATGCTCCTGGTCACGATCTTCCTCGGCGGCTGGAACATCCCGTTCCTTCACCGCGACGGCCTCACGATCGCCATCGGGGATCTGACGCTGGTGCACCAGGCCATTCCGCACATCTGGATGAGCATCATCGGCGTGGTCGTCTTCTTCGGGAAGGTGCTCGCGACTTGCGTCTTCCAGGCCTTCGTGCGCTGGAGCCTCCCGCGTTTCCGTTACGACCAGCTGATGAAGCTGGGCTGGCGCGTGCTGCTCCCGCTCTCGCTGGCGAACGTGTTCCTCACCGGTTGCATCTACCTGGCCCTCGACAAGCCGTCGGGCGAGGTGTCGTCCGGGCTGAAAATTGCGGCCGATTTGAGCCAGCTCTCCGTGGCGCTGGTCGTCACCTTCTTCGTCATCCGCGGCGTCGTGGGCTTCTTCGCCCCGGTGCGTCGTCAGTACTGGATCGTCGGAACGTCCGCCAACTTCGCCCAGGCGCGAGGCGGTACCGAAACGACGCCGATGCAGCTCTAA
- a CDS encoding 2Fe-2S iron-sulfur cluster-binding protein, which translates to MPTFTYDGKTIPFEPGETIIKAAYRQGIEIPHYCWHPGLSAPANCRMCLVEIAPAAGQRAMMLDVLEWDASLNDYRPRQKPKLQPACQIPAAEGMQVKGDSSDNVKEARKGVQEFLLLNHPVDCPICDQSGECKLQDYWLEHGQYQKRMRDEPIHKPKAVRFGPSIVYDGERCVMCTRCIRFMDEVAKDPVLDMRERGNLNEIFVAPGRELTGHYTFMTEHVCPVGALTTVDFRFKARVWFLRTAKTVCQGCATGCNAHLDYDPRYNKVYRYRPRDNEQVNAYWMCDEGMLSYKRAHEDRVVDPYVKGSVSAMKKALAEAKSYFEAVPGETIAVVLSAQHSLEDNWALRELAGAYLGTRAIYATGLPEGYHDTILIHEDKNPNTRGVLELAPGVRPFSSLLDDIEAGRVTHVIALGGETPADASAELGPRAKNALERLQALVTIAAHDGLLARAAHVLLPAASWAEASGTYVNAKGIHQVTEKAIEPQGVSEPGWKLVADVGQALGYDTSWTKLKQVRARLTSAPTVPDAAAVSPSRPQVTP; encoded by the coding sequence ATGCCGACTTTCACCTACGACGGCAAGACGATCCCCTTCGAGCCGGGCGAAACCATCATCAAGGCAGCCTATCGCCAAGGCATCGAGATCCCGCACTACTGCTGGCACCCCGGTCTGAGCGCACCGGCCAACTGCCGCATGTGCCTCGTGGAGATCGCGCCGGCGGCTGGCCAGCGCGCCATGATGCTCGACGTCCTCGAGTGGGACGCGTCCCTCAACGACTACCGTCCGCGCCAGAAGCCGAAGCTCCAGCCCGCGTGCCAGATCCCCGCGGCCGAGGGCATGCAGGTGAAAGGCGACTCGAGCGACAACGTCAAAGAGGCGCGCAAGGGCGTGCAGGAGTTCTTGCTCCTGAACCACCCCGTGGACTGCCCCATCTGCGACCAGTCCGGCGAGTGCAAGCTGCAGGATTACTGGCTCGAGCACGGCCAGTACCAAAAGCGCATGCGCGACGAGCCGATCCACAAGCCCAAGGCGGTGCGTTTCGGCCCCAGCATCGTGTACGACGGAGAGCGCTGCGTCATGTGCACGCGATGCATCCGCTTCATGGACGAGGTGGCGAAGGATCCCGTCCTCGACATGCGCGAGCGCGGCAACTTGAACGAGATCTTCGTCGCGCCGGGCCGTGAGCTCACGGGTCATTACACCTTCATGACGGAGCACGTCTGCCCCGTCGGCGCGCTCACCACGGTGGACTTCCGCTTCAAGGCCCGCGTGTGGTTCCTGCGCACGGCCAAGACGGTGTGCCAGGGTTGCGCGACGGGCTGCAATGCGCACCTCGACTACGACCCGCGCTACAACAAGGTGTACCGCTATCGCCCGCGCGACAACGAGCAGGTGAACGCCTACTGGATGTGCGACGAGGGCATGCTCAGCTACAAGCGCGCCCACGAAGATCGCGTCGTCGACCCGTACGTGAAGGGCTCGGTCTCCGCGATGAAGAAGGCACTCGCCGAGGCGAAGAGCTACTTCGAAGCGGTGCCCGGTGAGACCATCGCCGTGGTGCTCTCCGCGCAGCATTCGCTCGAGGACAACTGGGCACTGCGCGAGCTCGCGGGCGCGTATCTCGGCACCCGCGCCATCTACGCGACGGGGCTGCCCGAGGGCTACCACGACACGATCCTCATCCACGAGGACAAGAACCCCAACACGCGCGGTGTGCTCGAACTGGCCCCCGGCGTGCGCCCGTTCTCGTCGCTCCTCGATGACATCGAGGCGGGAAGGGTGACCCACGTGATCGCGCTCGGCGGAGAAACGCCGGCCGATGCTTCTGCAGAACTGGGCCCGCGCGCGAAGAATGCGCTCGAGCGGCTGCAGGCGCTGGTCACCATTGCGGCGCACGATGGCTTGCTCGCGCGTGCGGCGCACGTGCTGCTCCCGGCGGCGTCGTGGGCGGAAGCTTCCGGCACGTACGTCAACGCCAAGGGCATCCACCAAGTGACCGAAAAGGCCATCGAACCGCAGGGCGTCTCCGAGCCCGGGTGGAAGCTCGTCGCCGACGTCGGCCAGGCCCTCGGTTACGACACGTCGTGGACCAAGTTGAAGCAGGTGCGCGCGCGTTTGACGTCCGCGCCCACCGTTCCTGACGCAGCCGCCGTCAGCCCGTCGCGTCCCCAGGTAACTCCGTAG